The genomic region ACTGCTGCCAACGACATGGAAAATACCTTCGGCCTCCTTAGCGATTAGGCAATCAATGGCGATGGCGATATCGTCAATAAAAGTCGGTGTCATGAACTGATCCGAAACCATTTTCAGTTCTTCGTGATTTTTGAGTTTTTCCAAAAGTCCCCTGACGAGGTCTTTTTTGGGAGCGAAATTAGCTCTGTAAGGAAAGGCTAACCGGCAAATTAAATAAGGTAAGCCGGAACTTTGAACGATTTTTTCTCCCTCATATTTGGTGACGGCATACCAGTTAATCGGATTGGGCATATCTTCTTCTTGGTAAAAATCCTTATTCCCGTCAAAAACGAAATCGGTTGAGATATAAATAAATTTCTTTTTTGTTTTTTGAGCCGCTTCAAGGAGATTCCTCGTCCCCTCAACATTAATAAGCCACGCGCTTCCTTGGTTTTTAAGTTCCCTGTCTTTTTCGCAGGCATCAACGTCGGTTTTAGCGGCAAAATGCAGGATTATTTTTGCTTTAGAAGCAAAAACGGCGTTTTTAACTTGTTCTTTATTGGTGATGTCAATACCGGTTTCATAGCTTAAGTTTTCAAATTCGTATTTCTTTTCCAGAAGTTCGACGATTCTTGAGCCGACCAATCCTGTTAAACCCGTCCCTAAAATAGAAGTTTTATCTTTCGCCATATTGCTTTTGGTAATACTTTTGATACTCTCCTGATTTAACTTTCTTCCACCAGTCTTCGTTGTTTTGATACCAAGCCACGGTTTTTTCAAGCCAACTGTCAAAAGCAAATTGCGGTTGCCAACCGAGCTCGTTTTTGATTTTTGACCAATCCAAAGCGTAGCGACGATCATGACCTGGCCTGTCCTTAACAAATTCTAAAAAGCTTTCGTCTTTGCCTAAGATCTTTAAAATTTTCTTAATGACACTTAGATTATTAATATCTTCTGTTAAACCGCCAACGCAATAGGTCTCCCCGAGTTCTCCTTTTTCCAAAACCAAATCAATGGCCCGACAATGATCTTCAACATAAAGCCAATCGCGAACGTACAAACCGTCGCCGTAAACCGGAACTTTTTTACCCTCTAAAAGATTCGTAATGGTTAAAGGAATAAATTTTTCCGGAAACTGGAAAGGACCGAAGTTATTAGAACAATTCGTGATTGTGACCGGCAGATTAAAGGAATGAAAGTATGCTCTGACCAGATGGTCAGACGCGGCTTTGGTTGCGGCGTAAGGACTTCTGGGATTATAGAGAGTTTTTTCGTTAAATTTATGAGGATCGTCAAGCTTTAAAGAGCCGAAAACCTCATCGGTTGAGACATGATGAAACCTTTTAACGTTATTTTGCAGGGCATTTTCCAAAAGAATCTGCGTGCCCAAAACATTGGTTTTAACAAAAACCGCAGGCGTCAAAAGCGACCGGTCCACATGAGATTCGGCGGCAAAATGAACGACAATGTCGGTACCCTTTATAACCCTGCTCACCATTTCTTGGTCGCTTATATCGCCTTTAATAAATTGGTAATTGGGGTTATCTTTGATAGATTCTAGATTAGCTAAATTCCCGGCGTAAGTTAATTTATCAAAATTGATGATTTGATCCTGGGGATGATTTTTGAGCCAATATAAAATAAAATTGGCACCAATAAAACCAGCTCCGCCGGTCACTAAGATTTTCATAAATTTTTTATTTTTCGACTTTTTCCGCCCAATAACGGCTGGCTAAATAGAGAGTTTTAAAAGTCCCGGCATCAGACCAAAAGCCGTCAAGCTTAGCCCAACGTAATTTTCCTTCACGAAGATAACAATTATTGACATCCGTTATCTCCAGTTCCCCCCTGTCTGAAGGTTTAATACTTTTAATATGAGAAAAAACTTTATTGTCGTAAAGATAAAGACCGGTCACCGCAAAATTACTTTGCGGTTTTTTGGGTTTTTCCTCAATCGCCATAATTTTTTTAGAATCTTCTTTGTCAAAAACCGGCACGCCAAAACGCTCGGGATCCGGAACCTCTTTTAGGAAAACCATCGCCCCGTCTTCAAAAGACTTAACCTGCTCGGAAATATCAACATCGGTCGTATTGTCGCCTAAAATGGCCGCGATTGACTCCCCGTCAGCAAAATCCTCAGCCAAAGCCAAAGCCTGAGCGATCCCTCCTTCTTTTTCCTGATAGGCAAATTCTAAATGCTTAACTCCTAATTGTTTACCGTTTCTTAAAACCTGAATAAAATGACCGGCGTGAGGTCCGCCGACAACCACCAAAATTTCCGAGATATCGGCCCGCAATAAAGTTTCCAGAGGATAAAAAACCATGGGTTTATTGTAAATAGGTAAAAGATGCTTGTTCGTGGCGTAAGTTAAAGGATAAAGCCTGGTTCCCAAGCCTCCGGCTAAAACAACCCCTTTCATAGTAAAATCCCTCCTAATAAAATGATACTTAAGAGCCCAATAAGCGTATATTCTATCACAATTTTTAAATTTAGGTTCTTTTCCCAAAGATGATGAAAAATTCCCCAAAAAATGTAAGTTAGGGCCATAAGGAGGGAAATTTGAAATTTAACGATTTTATCGGGATGATAAATAAAACAAGTCACGCCTAAACCTATTAATAAAACTAAAATCAGATAATGCCAAAAATGAGTTTTAATTTCTTCCATCATATAATCACTCCTTGACTCGTCACCCAAAGAACCCCCAAAAGAGCTCCCAGGAAAATCAAATGAGCCAGGTTATGACCGCTGACTCTCACAATCCGTCGACGCCAGATAAGAATACCGTCCGAAGCTAAAATGAGTAATAACCCACCGGTTAAGAGACTGGCTAAATTTTTAGAAGTGGCAAAAAAATTAACTAAGGGATGACGCGAAACGCCGGCGACCCTAAGAGCCGAAAGGGCCATCGGCGGAAGATTCTGGCTGATAATAACGGGTCTTTCTGTGGGAGAGGGTGAGGGTTCCAGGGTGGCCCCAGGTGAAGCGACGGCTTCAGACGGCGAGGTTGGTAACGGTGTTTGGGTTTGGGCGGCCCGGGGCGAAATCGTGACGGGTTTTTGGACCAAAGTGTTCCGTTGTCTGGCGCCAAACATCTGCACAACCAAAGT from Patescibacteria group bacterium harbors:
- a CDS encoding SDR family oxidoreductase → MAKDKTSILGTGLTGLVGSRIVELLEKKYEFENLSYETGIDITNKEQVKNAVFASKAKIILHFAAKTDVDACEKDRELKNQGSAWLINVEGTRNLLEAAQKTKKKFIYISTDFVFDGNKDFYQEEDMPNPINWYAVTKYEGEKIVQSSGLPYLICRLAFPYRANFAPKKDLVRGLLEKLKNHEELKMVSDQFMTPTFIDDIAIAIDCLIAKEAEGIFHVVGSSFHTPFEVAQLLAETFSLDKSLIKEIDRITYYQNKAPRPFSLRLKNDKLKKLKVEMLTLKQGLMVLKGQRR
- the rfbB gene encoding dTDP-glucose 4,6-dehydratase; the protein is MKILVTGGAGFIGANFILYWLKNHPQDQIINFDKLTYAGNLANLESIKDNPNYQFIKGDISDQEMVSRVIKGTDIVVHFAAESHVDRSLLTPAVFVKTNVLGTQILLENALQNNVKRFHHVSTDEVFGSLKLDDPHKFNEKTLYNPRSPYAATKAASDHLVRAYFHSFNLPVTITNCSNNFGPFQFPEKFIPLTITNLLEGKKVPVYGDGLYVRDWLYVEDHCRAIDLVLEKGELGETYCVGGLTEDINNLSVIKKILKILGKDESFLEFVKDRPGHDRRYALDWSKIKNELGWQPQFAFDSWLEKTVAWYQNNEDWWKKVKSGEYQKYYQKQYGER
- a CDS encoding sugar phosphate nucleotidyltransferase, with the protein product MKGVVLAGGLGTRLYPLTYATNKHLLPIYNKPMVFYPLETLLRADISEILVVVGGPHAGHFIQVLRNGKQLGVKHLEFAYQEKEGGIAQALALAEDFADGESIAAILGDNTTDVDISEQVKSFEDGAMVFLKEVPDPERFGVPVFDKEDSKKIMAIEEKPKKPQSNFAVTGLYLYDNKVFSHIKSIKPSDRGELEITDVNNCYLREGKLRWAKLDGFWSDAGTFKTLYLASRYWAEKVEK